The Alosa sapidissima isolate fAloSap1 chromosome 16, fAloSap1.pri, whole genome shotgun sequence genome has a segment encoding these proteins:
- the kcnk12 gene encoding potassium channel subfamily K member 12, which produces MPGLRLQGCRSLHLNEDNGRFLLLAILIILYLLCGAAVFSAVERPSELQAHGRWNKALFNFSETFNISLQDLNALLRDYEAAIAAGIRVDSLRPRWDFTGAFYFVGTVVSTIGFGMTTPVTVAGKVFLIFYGLLGCAATILFFNLFLERIITLLAVVMKAIRLRRMRNSGLLPPGISTDFAVSALPGWKPSVYYVMLILGLSAIVISCCASAMYTPVEGWAYLDSLYFCFVTFSTIGFGDLVSSQNAEYDHQALYRLANFLFILLGVCCIYSLFNVISIVIKQVLNWILGKVCCQRCNKPNAFLGRRNAIRPGSRIRCSHISRANDSDGPGDSDTEGRRLSGEMISMRDLAASNKVSLALMQKQLSETANGYPRTVGGGSRQNGFSGGVGALGIMNNRLAETSN; this is translated from the exons ATGCCTGGACTGCGACTGCAAGGCTGCCGCTCCCTTCACCTAAACGAAGACAACGGCCGCTTCTTGCTTCTTGCCATCCTAATTATACTCTACTTGCTTTGCGGTGCTGCGGTGTTTTCCGCAGTCGAGAGGCCCTCGGAGCTCCAAGCCCACGGGCGCTGGAACAAGGCACTTTTCAACTTCAGCGAGACATTCAACATCAGCCTGCAGGATCTGAACGCTCTCCTCCGGGACTACGAGGCTGCTATCGCCGCCGGCATTCGAGTTGATTCTTTAAGACCAAGATGGGATTTTACAGGAGCTTTTTACTTTGTTGGGACAGTGGTGTCAACTATAG GCTTCGGGATGACCACGCCAGTGACGGTGGCCGGCAAGGTGTTCCTCATCTTCTATGGCCTGCTGGGCTGTGCTGCCACCATTCTCTTCTTTAACCTCTTCCTGGAGCGCATCATCACACTCCTGGCCGTGGTCATGAAGGCTATCCGGCTTCGGCGGATGCGCAACAGCGGCCTCCTGCCGCCGGGCATCTCAACAGACTTCGCGGTGAGCGCGCTCCCCGGCTGGAAGCCGTCCGTCTACTACGTGATGCTGATCCTGGGCCTGTCGGCCATCGTCATCTCCTGCTGCGCCTCCGCCATGTACACGCCCGTGGAGGGCTGGGCCTACCTGGACTCGCTCTACTTCTGCTTCGTCACCTTCAGCACCATCGGCTTCGGCGACTTGGTGAGTAGCCAGAACGCGGAGTACGACCACCAGGCACTCTACCGCCTGGCCAACTTCCTCTTCATCCTGCTGGGCGTCTGCTGCATCTACTCGCTCTTCAACGTCATCTCCATCGTCATCAAGCAGGTGCTCAACTGGATCCTGGGCAAGGTGTGCTGCCAGCGCTGCAACAAGCCCAACGCCTTCCTGGGCCGCCGGAACGCCATACGGCCCGGCTCGCGTATCCGCTGCAGCCACATCAGCCGCGCCAACGACTCGGACGGGCCCGGCGACAGCGACACGGAGGGCCGGCGGCTCTCGGGGGAGATGATCTCCATGCGGGACTTGGCTGCCTCCAACAAGGTGTCGCTGGCCCTCATGCAGAAGCAGCTGTCCGAGACGGCCAACGGCTACCCCCGGACAGTGGGCGGCGGCTCGCGGCAGAACGGCTTCTCGGGTGGGGTGGGAGCCCTTGGCATCATGAACAACAGACTGGCTGAGACCAGTAACTAG